Proteins from a single region of Spodoptera frugiperda isolate SF20-4 chromosome 8, AGI-APGP_CSIRO_Sfru_2.0, whole genome shotgun sequence:
- the LOC126910943 gene encoding uncharacterized protein LOC126910943 — MNSSNKPIVLNLEIGDQLTNISCGHVIVELIKFIVYQRLQIPYSYQWLKQVITKKKSCEEDNVKESFQSERYFRTASTALENLDFILKSLHKEVSGPSIPDEVCIALGATPVTCKEVYRVFMPTVCHRPQCHSTLIASDQKIQRSVFRTLVTSEKLSQVFFNQLQPTNLYVFIKKKVVNNLDSIIDSDNFVFTSGCRIPRNSKIVVLDFRTKTFDNLSCCNEFQIFGDIVNQDLQNLQLEETEENVDEFNEIESTDTARWYQSSYVMKGFKDCTVNGSSITNAWLNS, encoded by the exons atgaattcatCAAATAAACCAATTGTTTTGAACTTAGAAATTGGTGACCAATTAACAAATATATCTTGTGGTCATGTTATAGTAGAGTTAATCAAATTTATAGTCTATCAAAGACTACAAATACCATATTCATATCAGTGGTTGAAGCAAGTTATTACAAAGAAGAAATCTTGTGAAGAAGATAACGTGAAAGAGAGTTTTCAATCTGAAAGATATTTTAGAACCGCCTCTACTGCTTTGGAAAACTTAGATTTCATTTTGAAG AGCCTTCATAAAGAAGTCAGTGGTCCTTCTATTCCTGATGAAGTGTGTATTGCCCTGGGAGCCACCCCAGTGACCTGTAAGGAGGTTTATAGGGTGTTCATGCCTACAGTTTGCCATAGACCACAATGCCACTCAACACTTATAGCTAGTGACCAAAAGATACAAAGGAGTGTGTTTAG GACCTTAGTGACATCAGAGAAATTAAGTCAAGTATTCTTCAACCAACTGCAACCCACCAACTTATATGTGTTTATCAAGAAGAAAGTGGTAAACAACCTGGACAGCATTATTGACAGCGACAACTTCGTATTTACTAGTGGCTGTAGAATACCTAGGAACTCTAAAATTGTGGTTTTAGATTTCAGAACCAAAACATTTGATAATCTATCTTGCTGTAATGAGTTCCAAATATTTGGAGATATTGTCAATCAAGACTTGCAAAACTTGCAGTTAgaagaaacagaagaaaatgTTGATGAATTTAATGAGATAGAATCTACTGATACTGCACGATGGTATCAGTCTTCATATGTTATGAAGGGATTCAAAGACTGCACGGTCAACGGCAGTTCTATTACGAATGCCTGGCTCAATTCATGA